One window from the genome of Metabacillus flavus encodes:
- a CDS encoding cation diffusion facilitator family transporter, translating to MNKDNRFKQVQIAAIAGIAANLLLAVLKGVIGFISGSKALIADAAMSVSDVAGSVVVLFGVRLAKKPPDEDHPYGHGKAESIAAVVVAVLLTLVGFEIGKTSFEAFFKPAKAPSAIAIAAVAAAIIIKEGMFRYNYRLGKRLKSDALIANAYDHRSDVFASFAALIGILGAIAGSWFKIDWLLYADPFAGVAVSILVLFTAWKVGSEAIHASLDHVMHDEDTAEMKRTILNIEGVKRIDELFAREHGHYAIVDVKISVIATLSVLEGHEIAKKVSAALMEYEVVQKVFVHVNPFTP from the coding sequence ATGAATAAGGATAATCGGTTCAAGCAGGTGCAGATCGCAGCTATTGCAGGAATTGCTGCAAATTTACTGCTGGCTGTATTAAAAGGGGTCATTGGTTTTATTTCAGGAAGTAAGGCCTTAATTGCCGATGCGGCGATGTCTGTATCTGATGTAGCTGGATCTGTGGTCGTGCTATTTGGAGTACGGCTTGCCAAAAAGCCTCCAGATGAAGATCACCCGTATGGACATGGAAAAGCTGAGTCGATTGCAGCAGTCGTTGTAGCGGTGCTGCTCACTCTTGTTGGATTTGAAATCGGCAAGACCTCCTTTGAAGCATTTTTTAAACCGGCTAAAGCTCCCTCAGCAATTGCGATTGCCGCAGTGGCGGCGGCTATTATAATCAAAGAAGGAATGTTTCGGTATAACTACAGACTGGGTAAAAGATTGAAGAGCGATGCCTTAATTGCCAATGCCTATGATCACCGTTCAGACGTATTTGCTTCCTTTGCAGCTTTAATCGGGATTCTTGGAGCGATTGCCGGTTCATGGTTTAAGATTGATTGGCTTTTGTACGCTGATCCCTTTGCGGGTGTAGCTGTCTCCATCCTGGTTCTCTTTACTGCATGGAAAGTAGGCAGTGAAGCGATTCATGCTTCCCTGGATCATGTTATGCATGATGAGGATACAGCTGAAATGAAAAGAACGATTTTAAATATTGAGGGAGTTAAACGGATTGATGAGCTCTTTGCCAGAGAACACGGCCACTATGCAATTGTGGATGTGAAAATCTCTGTCATTGCGACACTTTCGGTTTTGGAAGGTCACGAAATCGCAAAGAAAGTAAGTGCTGCTCTAATGGAATATGAAGTGGTGCAAAAGGTTTTTGTCCATGTTAATCCATTTACCCCCTAG
- a CDS encoding Ig-like domain-containing protein has product MIKVRKLLAFKGFVLFLLAAGGILFPHYANAADDDIESIQIVPEKIKVKTGERKIVTVLAKKENGSVTMVSGGSLKIKDKEVAILDGQAVKGISPGKTVLTAEFKGFKTEAVVEVIQDNNQSVYQTVLDLPEQLSTGAYTPAPLSISAANVKRRGAENIDVQITKVSGPGDLIAINRGERITVIKNKGDLATEIDLKKDHSETLKTELRFSKAGSYTFKVELTNPYGDVIAETVKTAEVLPAFQDMGTQIEKLMAMRGAFGKDENGRSMAYTVLAGRPAQLIVTDVETEQIKRIIPLPEAEAAWAVTVASDGTVYAGSTPNGTLYKYVPGSSEAEVLGKPVPKQTVIWDLTAGENGKIYGGTYFDGHVFEYDPAKGFTDFGEMVPGEEYVRSVAYDSEEKAVYAGVGAHAHLIKYDIKSGKKTNVLPAKYKSYISVYDLQVQGGKLFIKLEPEFKLVVADKKTMEIDYETTAQSRGVSPLAPDGKSVFFTSSGILYQYNLESKTAEPVTSGGAQVNLEQPVIGFGFQPLSETPFSGTALVGFVGNYEGRFFKYGLASGALKKTVLSLPPQPTNIYNILGGPDGKIYSSGFIGGDVGIFNPLTGLTKQETGLGQVEGMTSIGSKMYFGVYPAARIYEYDSSLPWNRRTNMKLLFDLHGPNEQNRPVAMDSIPERDEIYIGSVPDYGKNGGTLSIYNRSSGMLNVNRNIVPNQSIVSVKASKGLVYAGSSIFGGTGADPVEKEAKLITWDPASSAMTNEMVPVRGKVSVSYLNDDEQGNIWGIAQDTLFIYDPDQKKTIYQEVKFPGVRSYRVGGIMKEGKDGNFYVTVDQTFYKINKSTKEVIPLKQQAKKLAEDAMGNFYFAEGDDLSTGNNIWRYTIEDPVIRAEAVDIKDKGAVLSQGETLKLQAAVIPEFAVNKEIQWYSSNSGVANVEQDGTVTALAEGEAVITAVLKNGNKSDAVTVQVKK; this is encoded by the coding sequence ATGATAAAAGTCAGAAAGCTTCTTGCCTTTAAAGGCTTTGTCTTGTTCTTGCTTGCAGCTGGGGGGATTCTGTTCCCTCATTATGCAAATGCGGCCGATGATGATATAGAGTCCATACAAATTGTCCCCGAGAAAATTAAGGTGAAAACTGGGGAGAGAAAAATTGTAACGGTTTTAGCAAAAAAGGAAAATGGAAGCGTTACCATGGTCAGCGGCGGCTCCCTGAAGATAAAAGACAAGGAAGTTGCTATACTTGATGGACAGGCAGTTAAAGGAATCAGCCCTGGAAAAACAGTGCTGACTGCCGAGTTCAAAGGGTTCAAAACCGAGGCGGTGGTGGAAGTGATCCAAGATAATAATCAGTCTGTCTATCAGACGGTTCTCGATTTGCCTGAACAGCTTTCAACAGGAGCGTATACACCTGCTCCACTCTCAATTTCCGCTGCAAACGTAAAAAGGCGGGGAGCGGAGAACATTGATGTGCAGATCACTAAAGTGTCTGGACCCGGCGATCTGATTGCTATAAATCGCGGGGAAAGGATAACCGTTATTAAAAATAAAGGCGATTTGGCAACCGAAATCGATTTAAAGAAAGATCACAGTGAAACATTGAAGACTGAACTAAGATTTTCTAAAGCGGGATCTTATACATTTAAGGTGGAGCTTACCAATCCTTATGGCGATGTGATTGCAGAAACTGTAAAGACAGCTGAGGTGCTTCCAGCTTTTCAAGACATGGGTACCCAAATTGAAAAACTGATGGCGATGAGGGGTGCCTTCGGAAAGGATGAGAATGGCCGATCCATGGCTTACACCGTCCTTGCAGGAAGACCTGCACAGCTCATTGTGACTGATGTTGAGACCGAACAGATCAAACGGATTATTCCGCTTCCTGAAGCAGAGGCAGCATGGGCTGTGACGGTTGCTTCAGATGGAACGGTTTATGCAGGCTCCACTCCGAATGGGACTCTCTATAAATATGTTCCGGGAAGCAGTGAAGCAGAGGTTCTCGGCAAACCGGTTCCGAAGCAGACAGTGATCTGGGATTTGACGGCAGGAGAGAACGGAAAAATTTATGGAGGGACGTATTTTGACGGCCATGTATTTGAATATGACCCGGCAAAAGGATTTACTGACTTTGGAGAAATGGTACCGGGTGAAGAGTATGTTCGCAGCGTTGCCTATGATTCAGAGGAGAAGGCCGTGTACGCGGGAGTAGGTGCACATGCACATTTAATAAAATATGACATCAAATCCGGCAAAAAGACAAATGTTCTCCCTGCTAAATACAAATCGTACATATCGGTTTATGATCTTCAGGTTCAGGGAGGGAAGCTTTTCATTAAACTTGAGCCGGAATTCAAGCTGGTGGTTGCAGATAAAAAAACGATGGAAATCGATTATGAAACAACCGCACAGTCCAGAGGGGTTTCTCCTCTTGCTCCCGATGGGAAAAGTGTATTCTTTACGTCCTCAGGAATTCTTTATCAATACAATCTTGAATCCAAGACAGCAGAGCCTGTGACCTCCGGGGGTGCACAGGTAAATTTGGAACAGCCTGTGATCGGTTTCGGCTTCCAGCCCCTATCAGAAACTCCATTCAGCGGTACTGCTCTTGTAGGGTTCGTTGGAAACTATGAAGGACGCTTTTTTAAATACGGACTGGCTTCCGGAGCATTGAAGAAAACCGTGCTCTCTCTGCCTCCCCAGCCGACGAATATTTATAATATTCTGGGAGGGCCGGACGGTAAAATTTACAGCAGCGGATTCATTGGGGGTGACGTGGGGATTTTTAATCCTCTTACAGGACTCACTAAGCAGGAAACGGGTCTTGGTCAAGTCGAAGGGATGACCTCCATCGGCAGTAAAATGTATTTTGGCGTTTATCCTGCTGCCAGAATTTACGAATACGATTCCTCCCTGCCATGGAACCGCAGGACAAATATGAAGCTGTTATTTGACCTGCATGGGCCAAATGAACAAAATCGCCCGGTTGCCATGGATTCGATACCCGAGCGGGATGAAATTTATATAGGCTCGGTCCCGGACTATGGAAAGAACGGTGGCACCCTTTCCATATATAATCGCTCCTCCGGCATGCTTAATGTAAATCGGAATATTGTCCCGAACCAGAGTATTGTCTCAGTGAAGGCATCAAAAGGACTCGTGTATGCAGGATCCAGTATTTTTGGAGGAACAGGGGCAGATCCCGTTGAGAAAGAAGCAAAGCTGATTACGTGGGATCCGGCATCTTCTGCAATGACGAATGAAATGGTTCCGGTTCGAGGAAAAGTATCGGTGAGCTACCTTAATGATGATGAACAGGGGAACATTTGGGGAATTGCACAGGATACTCTTTTTATTTATGATCCCGATCAGAAAAAGACGATTTATCAGGAAGTGAAATTCCCCGGCGTCCGCAGCTATCGGGTCGGCGGCATCATGAAGGAAGGTAAAGACGGCAATTTCTACGTCACAGTTGATCAGACATTTTATAAAATCAATAAATCGACTAAAGAAGTGATCCCTCTTAAACAGCAGGCAAAAAAATTAGCAGAGGATGCTATGGGGAACTTCTATTTTGCAGAAGGTGATGACCTGTCAACAGGAAACAATATATGGCGCTATACCATCGAGGATCCTGTCATTCGTGCGGAGGCTGTAGATATTAAAGATAAAGGCGCCGTTCTTTCTCAGGGAGAAACTTTAAAGCTGCAGGCAGCCGTCATCCCTGAATTTGCTGTCAATAAAGAGATTCAATGGTATTCAAGCAATAGCGGAGTGGCAAATGTGGAGCAGGATGGCACAGTGACCGCTCTGGCTGAGGGAGAAGCCGTCATTACAGCTGTCTTGAAGAATGGAAATAAAAGTGATGCAGTAACGGTTCAGGTTAAAAAATAG
- a CDS encoding LapA family protein: MKKQWSLLLVIFFALIVAVFAVINVEPVEVDYLLGQSKWPLILIVLGSVLMGALMAGYSGMNRIRSLKKENKALKRELEEGKTQPVRKEPVQTEEPVHQDDSLPSRTERKHMTDNSR, encoded by the coding sequence TTGAAAAAACAATGGAGTTTATTGCTTGTTATCTTTTTTGCACTGATTGTAGCTGTTTTTGCTGTTATTAATGTGGAGCCGGTAGAAGTGGATTATTTATTAGGCCAATCCAAATGGCCGCTAATACTAATTGTTCTTGGTTCTGTGCTTATGGGAGCATTAATGGCAGGATATTCAGGTATGAACCGGATACGTTCTCTAAAAAAAGAGAATAAGGCATTGAAGAGAGAATTAGAAGAAGGAAAAACTCAGCCTGTCCGCAAGGAGCCTGTGCAAACGGAAGAGCCTGTTCATCAGGATGACTCGCTTCCCAGCCGTACAGAACGGAAGCATATGACAGATAACAGCCGATAA
- the secDF gene encoding protein translocase subunit SecDF, with the protein MKRGRILAFFLITVLVGVIIGFRTPEVTGNIPRGLDLQGGFEVLYDVKPANKGDVIDKEALVSTVRALENRANVLGVSEPNIQIEGKRIRVQLAGVKDQNKAREILSTEAKLTFRDVNDKEYLNGSDLVQGAAKQTFDPQSNQPVVSVKLKDKTKFKDATSKIVAMQPENQLVIWLDYQPGDKYKEERGKAEPKFLSDPNVNEVFDTTDVVITGQFSIKEAQELANLLNAGSLPVQLDETYSTSVGAKFGEEAFHSTVLAGIIGVAVIFLFMLFYYRLPGAVAVITLSAYIFLILQIFDWMNAVLTLPGIAALILGVGMAVDANIITYERIKEELKLGKSVRSAFKSGNRRSFMTIFDANLTTMLGGAVLFFFGTSAVKGFATMLLVSIIASFVTAVFLSRILLSMLVESRWLDKKKSWFGVKKSQMLEIYETDKNTDPPTRFDKVDFLKHRNAFFAFSGITVAAGIIIILIFKLNLGIDFTSGTRVEIGSEKPITAEQVETELKTLDMEADEIVLAGANNDTAVARFVGVLSKEEIAKLKDQFSKYGKEPTVSTVSPEVGKELARNAFYGILLASLGIVIYVAIRYEWRMGLSAIVALLYDAFFIVAFFSLTRLEVDITFIAAILTIVGYSINDTIVTFDRIRELQRKTKVKSIEDLSIIVNKSLQQTFTRSINTVLTVVITTIALMIFGSESIRNFSIALLVGLISGAYSSIFIAAQLWLILKKREFVKKKDDQTKELHSNQHPEV; encoded by the coding sequence ATCAAGCGGGGGCGCATCCTTGCGTTTTTTCTCATTACTGTTTTAGTTGGAGTAATTATAGGATTCAGAACACCGGAAGTAACAGGAAACATTCCAAGGGGACTCGATCTGCAGGGCGGATTTGAAGTTCTGTATGATGTTAAGCCTGCAAATAAAGGGGATGTCATTGACAAGGAAGCCCTGGTCAGTACTGTTCGTGCGCTTGAAAACCGGGCGAACGTGCTGGGTGTAAGCGAGCCGAATATTCAAATCGAAGGAAAAAGGATCCGCGTTCAGCTTGCGGGTGTAAAGGATCAGAATAAAGCACGTGAAATTCTGTCCACTGAGGCAAAGCTTACATTCCGGGACGTGAATGACAAGGAATATTTAAACGGTTCCGATCTCGTTCAGGGAGCGGCAAAGCAAACCTTTGACCCTCAGTCCAATCAGCCTGTCGTTTCCGTCAAGCTGAAGGATAAAACGAAATTCAAAGACGCTACAAGCAAAATTGTAGCCATGCAGCCGGAAAATCAGCTGGTCATTTGGCTGGATTATCAGCCGGGAGACAAGTATAAAGAAGAAAGAGGAAAGGCAGAACCAAAATTCCTTTCCGATCCGAACGTTAATGAAGTATTTGACACAACAGATGTTGTAATAACAGGACAATTCTCCATAAAAGAAGCACAGGAGCTTGCGAACCTGCTGAATGCCGGGTCCCTGCCGGTGCAGCTGGATGAAACATATTCCACTTCTGTAGGAGCTAAATTTGGGGAAGAAGCTTTCCATTCCACAGTGCTTGCCGGAATTATCGGTGTAGCAGTGATCTTCCTGTTTATGCTCTTCTATTACCGTCTTCCAGGGGCGGTTGCGGTTATTACATTGAGTGCATATATTTTCCTTATCCTGCAAATATTTGACTGGATGAATGCGGTTCTGACTCTTCCGGGTATTGCCGCTCTAATTCTCGGGGTCGGGATGGCTGTCGATGCAAATATCATCACTTATGAACGGATTAAAGAAGAGCTGAAGCTTGGCAAGTCTGTACGCTCTGCCTTCAAATCCGGAAACCGGCGCTCATTCATGACTATTTTTGATGCAAACTTAACTACGATGCTTGGAGGAGCAGTTCTATTCTTTTTTGGAACGAGCGCTGTTAAAGGCTTTGCAACAATGCTTCTTGTCAGTATTATTGCAAGCTTTGTAACAGCTGTTTTCCTTTCAAGGATTTTGCTTTCTATGCTTGTAGAGAGCCGCTGGCTTGATAAGAAAAAGTCATGGTTTGGCGTGAAAAAGAGTCAAATGCTTGAGATTTATGAAACGGATAAGAATACAGATCCTCCAACACGATTTGATAAGGTGGATTTCCTTAAACACCGTAATGCCTTTTTCGCTTTTTCAGGAATAACAGTGGCAGCCGGTATTATCATTATCCTGATATTCAAGCTGAATCTGGGAATTGATTTTACAAGCGGTACACGTGTTGAAATTGGTTCCGAAAAGCCTATTACAGCTGAACAGGTTGAAACAGAGCTTAAAACCCTTGATATGGAAGCCGATGAAATTGTTCTGGCAGGTGCGAACAATGATACAGCTGTAGCAAGGTTTGTAGGTGTTTTGAGCAAAGAGGAAATTGCGAAATTAAAGGATCAGTTTTCAAAATATGGAAAGGAGCCGACAGTAAGCACTGTTTCTCCTGAAGTTGGGAAGGAATTGGCTCGCAATGCTTTCTATGGTATTTTGCTTGCCTCCCTGGGAATCGTTATTTATGTAGCAATCCGCTATGAATGGAGAATGGGACTATCAGCGATTGTTGCTTTGCTGTATGATGCATTCTTTATCGTTGCTTTCTTCAGTCTGACACGCCTTGAAGTCGATATTACCTTCATTGCTGCAATCCTGACTATTGTCGGGTATTCCATCAATGATACAATTGTAACCTTTGACCGAATCCGAGAGCTTCAGAGGAAAACAAAGGTAAAGTCAATTGAGGATCTAAGTATTATTGTGAACAAAAGCTTGCAGCAGACGTTCACGCGTTCGATCAATACGGTTCTAACAGTCGTGATTACAACGATTGCACTGATGATTTTCGGCAGTGAATCCATCCGCAATTTCTCGATCGCCTTGCTTGTCGGGTTAATCTCGGGGGCATACTCTTCAATCTTTATCGCTGCTCAGCTGTGGCTGATTTTGAAAAAGAGAGAGTTTGTTAAAAAGAAAGACGACCAAACGAAAGAATTGCATTCCAATCAGCACCCTGAAGTATAA
- a CDS encoding alpha/beta fold hydrolase: MSDLKVAEILSSPSAEEWKIKKRSIMTRWLQIVNETNPLCKPVYEITSMIQEDGYIRKHLKYATEDGDEVPALLLIPDASAGMVPGILALHPTDANGKNDIAHPSGRKSRQYGIELAKRGYAVLAPDTITAGERIEKGDQAFQTKSFYDRYPERTAVGKMLADHRQGAEVLASLKGVDEDRIGVIGHSLGGYNAYFLASLDQRIKAAVCSCGFSMFAGDPEHHRWGKRDWFSHFPVISEWIERGEVPFDFHEILSLCAPVPLFLWMGRNDPIFPHWKEGLKGILEVQKVYDVLGQNDSFEWVIGSSGHEFPSAIREHSFQFLDRYLKFAIR; the protein is encoded by the coding sequence TTGAGTGATTTAAAGGTAGCAGAGATTTTATCCAGTCCTTCAGCGGAAGAATGGAAAATTAAAAAGCGTTCCATTATGACAAGGTGGCTGCAAATTGTTAATGAGACTAATCCCCTATGCAAACCTGTGTATGAAATCACAAGCATGATTCAAGAGGACGGGTATATAAGAAAGCATCTGAAATATGCCACAGAGGATGGGGATGAAGTCCCGGCGCTTTTATTAATTCCAGATGCTTCAGCGGGGATGGTTCCAGGAATTCTTGCTCTGCATCCGACAGATGCGAATGGAAAAAATGACATAGCCCATCCGTCAGGGCGCAAGAGCCGCCAATATGGGATTGAGCTTGCTAAAAGAGGCTATGCAGTTCTGGCACCGGACACTATTACAGCTGGAGAACGGATAGAAAAAGGGGATCAGGCGTTTCAAACGAAAAGCTTTTATGATCGTTATCCGGAACGGACAGCAGTTGGAAAAATGCTGGCTGATCACAGACAGGGAGCAGAGGTGCTGGCCTCCTTGAAGGGAGTGGATGAAGACAGAATTGGTGTAATCGGCCACTCTCTGGGAGGCTATAATGCCTATTTTTTAGCTTCTCTTGATCAGCGAATCAAAGCGGCAGTATGCAGCTGCGGCTTCAGCATGTTTGCAGGGGATCCCGAGCATCACAGATGGGGAAAACGGGATTGGTTCAGTCATTTTCCTGTAATCAGCGAATGGATTGAACGAGGAGAGGTTCCCTTTGATTTTCATGAAATTTTAAGCTTGTGCGCTCCGGTTCCTTTATTTTTATGGATGGGAAGGAATGATCCTATTTTTCCTCATTGGAAAGAGGGTTTAAAGGGGATTCTTGAGGTGCAAAAGGTTTATGATGTATTGGGACAAAACGATTCATTTGAATGGGTGATCGGCAGCAGCGGCCACGAATTTCCATCCGCAATCCGTGAGCATTCCTTTCAATTTTTAGACCGTTATTTAAAGTTTGCGATTCGCTAG
- a CDS encoding DUF4023 family protein: MMEKTNEFLNNLHERQEKDEANRKHQGKGNAGKDSPSKTHKE; this comes from the coding sequence ATGATGGAAAAAACAAATGAATTTTTAAATAACCTGCACGAACGTCAGGAAAAAGATGAAGCAAATCGGAAACACCAGGGAAAAGGGAACGCTGGCAAAGACTCTCCAAGTAAGACCCATAAAGAATAA
- a CDS encoding extracellular solute-binding protein, with the protein MQLRRENDFERKYNQFISELKDEIVSTRIRKGEYLLPEHQLSHKYDISRVSIRKGLAQLVEEGLIEKIPGKGNRVTLDSAANTTAISLAWYSTSYEVPSARRILKEFENAHPHIKVNLKIMPETEYVPQLIHSLEQGEGPDAFIVSDSQFREFAEADKIQLMDAYQSPNMTEKNSYRQIFEMFSHNGSVFATPFLFTPVVICFNKTIFENAGLSGLQSIETWEDLLDAAQKATKIIEDQHLVKHYGFCFSSSFHRWPVFVLQNGGKLMTSNRSRFTLADDANIEALQYCVDLMYKHRVSPIFTHGSNQLAEDIFNKEKVAMILTTYYYLNEFRDQHIQWDILPLPKKERKATLLLGAGIAVSANSAAKGASQALADFMAGERSQRILKESGCTIPALKKTAEDDTLLNPAIHPENYNAFKEVMPYAVPVSELNLNTQEMMLLQNELNLAWASMESPKDACERIEKLLNSQLAGYDR; encoded by the coding sequence ATGCAATTACGCAGAGAAAATGATTTTGAAAGAAAATATAATCAGTTCATCAGTGAACTCAAGGATGAGATTGTCAGTACCAGAATCCGTAAAGGGGAATACCTTCTTCCTGAACATCAGCTTAGTCATAAATACGATATCAGCCGGGTTTCAATCCGCAAGGGGCTTGCCCAGCTCGTTGAGGAGGGGCTCATTGAAAAAATTCCCGGGAAAGGAAACCGGGTTACGCTGGATTCTGCCGCCAATACGACGGCAATCAGCCTGGCCTGGTATTCTACTTCCTATGAAGTTCCAAGTGCCAGAAGAATTCTGAAGGAATTTGAGAACGCCCATCCTCATATTAAAGTGAATCTGAAAATAATGCCCGAAACAGAATACGTTCCGCAGCTGATCCATTCACTTGAACAAGGAGAAGGCCCAGATGCTTTTATCGTATCGGATTCCCAATTTCGTGAGTTTGCTGAAGCCGATAAAATTCAACTAATGGATGCGTACCAGTCACCAAACATGACAGAGAAAAACAGCTACCGGCAAATATTTGAGATGTTTTCTCATAATGGGAGTGTATTTGCTACCCCTTTTCTTTTTACACCAGTGGTAATCTGCTTTAATAAGACTATTTTTGAAAATGCAGGATTATCCGGACTTCAGTCGATTGAAACCTGGGAAGATCTGCTTGATGCTGCTCAAAAAGCCACGAAAATAATAGAGGATCAGCATCTTGTTAAGCATTACGGATTTTGCTTCTCCTCTTCTTTTCACCGCTGGCCCGTTTTCGTCCTTCAAAACGGGGGAAAGCTTATGACTTCCAACCGGAGCCGCTTTACTCTGGCAGATGATGCAAACATTGAAGCCTTGCAGTATTGCGTGGATTTGATGTACAAGCATCGGGTATCGCCGATCTTTACTCATGGCAGCAATCAGCTGGCAGAGGATATCTTCAATAAGGAAAAGGTGGCAATGATTCTCACAACTTATTACTATCTGAATGAGTTCAGGGATCAGCACATCCAATGGGACATTCTGCCGCTCCCGAAAAAGGAGAGAAAAGCGACCCTGCTGCTGGGAGCCGGGATAGCAGTAAGTGCGAATTCGGCGGCTAAGGGGGCCTCCCAGGCGCTTGCCGATTTTATGGCAGGGGAGAGGTCTCAAAGAATCTTAAAAGAAAGCGGGTGTACAATCCCTGCTTTAAAAAAGACAGCGGAGGATGATACCCTTTTGAACCCGGCCATCCATCCTGAAAATTATAATGCTTTTAAAGAAGTCATGCCCTATGCTGTCCCCGTTAGCGAACTGAATTTAAATACACAGGAGATGATGCTTCTCCAAAATGAATTAAATCTTGCATGGGCGTCTATGGAGAGTCCGAAAGATGCATGTGAACGCATTGAAAAACTGCTGAATAGTCAATTAGCCGGATACGATCGATAA
- a CDS encoding PQQ-like beta-propeller repeat protein gives MGEERFVVAAKGFFLIVNIKTGKTIQLQIENSEYPYVSFASSGGLFYSGAGQVFYCLDPFSGNFVFKGEVQDEAAVFAITEGWNGLIYFVSYPNLMVREFDPNQHQLRSLASLNIESGYAGTLASGKDGWMYAGIGTENPFIAAFHPESGKQTAIGQLTDGIGTGYVRKGNGGRVFAQYKSAALRSFDPSQPWLELGGGKVLRSIQKPLEGHEYWGEGFHTCHGQVAGKEKLVSFDLTEKKIRLTNQVIPVSYHTPGAELSTVTAGPDGKLYGTSMHPMRLFRADQNGMELIGSLEQGGGGNICTYAVLDQDTMFGSAYAGGKLYEFSLNKPFSANENPRLILKADAVHRPRASAIHPCEKKVVFSGYPGYGKRGGSVGIYDPSRCELSFLPPEQLLPEQSTVSLAFDASGNMIGSTSVRTPGGAAELAESASLYKLNWKAKKLERVTVPFRYEKEITHICILGNSGLGMTQSSILFQFDCTSLAAAKVKDCFPFGQPVRGGCIQQGREVFFLLEDAVVKADISSAAACYRRMSEKITSGGAIIENNLYFCSGNTLLSMDLNGGESSWAPY, from the coding sequence ATGGGGGAAGAAAGGTTTGTGGTTGCGGCAAAAGGCTTCTTCCTTATCGTCAATATTAAAACCGGCAAAACAATTCAGCTTCAAATAGAGAACAGCGAATATCCCTATGTCTCATTTGCTTCATCCGGCGGTCTGTTTTACTCGGGAGCTGGTCAGGTTTTTTACTGTCTTGATCCTTTTTCTGGAAATTTTGTTTTTAAAGGAGAGGTGCAGGACGAAGCAGCTGTCTTTGCGATAACCGAGGGATGGAACGGACTCATTTATTTTGTGTCCTACCCGAATTTAATGGTAAGAGAGTTTGATCCAAACCAGCATCAGTTGAGGAGTCTCGCTTCTTTAAACATTGAGTCAGGGTATGCTGGAACTTTGGCTTCAGGAAAGGATGGATGGATGTATGCTGGAATTGGTACAGAAAACCCCTTCATCGCGGCCTTTCATCCTGAAAGCGGAAAGCAAACGGCGATTGGGCAGCTCACAGATGGAATTGGAACAGGCTACGTTAGGAAAGGAAACGGAGGAAGGGTATTCGCTCAGTATAAAAGCGCTGCTCTCAGATCCTTCGATCCATCCCAGCCGTGGCTTGAGCTTGGCGGCGGAAAGGTGCTGCGCTCTATTCAAAAGCCATTGGAAGGGCACGAATATTGGGGCGAGGGGTTTCATACATGCCACGGCCAGGTTGCCGGCAAAGAAAAATTAGTGTCGTTTGACCTTACAGAAAAAAAAATCAGGCTTACGAATCAGGTTATTCCTGTTTCCTATCACACCCCCGGAGCTGAGCTCAGTACAGTCACTGCTGGTCCTGACGGCAAACTTTACGGCACCAGCATGCACCCTATGAGGCTTTTTAGGGCGGATCAGAATGGAATGGAATTAATAGGAAGCTTAGAACAGGGGGGCGGCGGTAATATTTGCACCTATGCCGTTCTTGATCAAGATACTATGTTCGGCAGTGCTTATGCGGGAGGGAAATTGTACGAGTTTTCATTAAACAAGCCGTTTTCTGCAAATGAAAACCCGAGGCTGATCCTGAAAGCTGATGCCGTTCATCGTCCGCGTGCTTCTGCAATACATCCATGCGAAAAGAAAGTGGTTTTTTCCGGTTACCCGGGCTATGGAAAAAGAGGTGGTTCTGTTGGAATATATGATCCATCAAGGTGCGAGCTTTCATTTCTGCCTCCTGAACAGCTTTTACCGGAACAAAGTACGGTCAGTCTGGCATTTGATGCATCAGGTAACATGATTGGATCAACAAGTGTCCGGACTCCCGGCGGCGCAGCGGAGCTGGCAGAAAGCGCTTCCTTGTACAAGTTGAATTGGAAGGCTAAAAAATTGGAGAGGGTAACTGTGCCTTTTCGTTATGAAAAGGAAATTACGCATATATGTATTTTGGGAAATTCCGGACTTGGAATGACACAGTCTTCCATCCTTTTTCAATTTGATTGCACCTCCCTTGCCGCAGCGAAAGTAAAAGATTGTTTTCCCTTCGGCCAGCCAGTCAGAGGCGGCTGCATTCAACAGGGCAGGGAAGTATTCTTTTTGCTTGAAGATGCTGTGGTCAAAGCGGATATCTCTTCAGCGGCAGCATGTTATCGCCGCATGAGCGAGAAGATTACCAGCGGGGGAGCCATTATCGAAAACAACCTCTATTTTTGTTCAGGAAACACGCTTTTATCGATGGATCTTAACGGGGGTGAATCGAGCTGGGCTCCATATTGA